ACGCCGAGCTGTGGTTTGCCGAGTCCCCCGCGGACGTCGAGGCGGCCAAGGCACTCTGCATCGGCTGCCCCGTGCAGGCGCTGTGCCTCGACGGAGCCCGTGAGCGGCGCGAGCCGTGGGGCGTCTGGGGAGGCGAGCTCTTCCTCCAGGGCGTGGTGATCCCGCGCAAGCGTCCGCGAGGCAGGCCCCGCAAGTCCGAGCAGACCATCCAGGTCGCCTAGCCCGGACAGCACCGCTCCCGCCCCTCCGAGGAAACACAGGAAAGACACCCACCATGAAGACCTACCTGAACGGAACGAACGACATGAATCTCATGCACGAAGAACTCGCACGCGCGCAAATGTCCGCGCGCCTGGGAGAGGCGCTCGAGCTCCGGCGCGGCCACCGTCTGGCCCTGGCCCGCCGCATGAGCCGCAAGGCCGAGCAGGCCGCGCAGCAGGCGCGTCTCGCGCTCGCCCGCGCGATCTGAGAGGGGCCACGGCCCCCCGGGTGCCACCCTGATCGCGGGTGAGCAGGACACGAGCCGGTACGACGTCACGGTGACGTCGTGCCGGCTCGTGCCGTGTCCGGGGGCGGTGCGGCCGGGCTACCCTCGGGCCATGGGCGAGCTGATCACCTGTGACTTCTGCGGGACCCAGGCGTCGGACGAGCAGACGCTGACGTGGACGACGGCGGTCGAGAACGGTCGGCGGCGCACCTTCTGCGACACCTGCTCGCGCACCCACCTGCGTGCGATGGAGAGCAAGCTCGACAGCGAGTGGTGGTGACCGCGCCGCGGCCGCGGGCTCAGGCCGTGTCGAACCAGGCGCAGCCGCAGTAGGGGTGGCGCTGCCAGCGGCGCTCCTCCGGCACCGGGCGGTGGTCGAAGCGCCACGACGCGGCCCATGTGTGGGGCGGCTCGTCGCGCCGCCACGCGTCGAGGTCGCGGGCGACGACCCCGGCCGCGACCGCCAGCCAGGCGCCGGGCAGCGCGCCCGGGGTCGCCTCCGGGTGCGGACGGCTGCCGTCGTCGAGCACGGCGGCGCCCACGCACCGCGCGCACGGCCCCACGCCCGGCGCGACCCACGGCCCGACGTCGACCGCCCACGGCCACACCCCGACCAGCAGGTGCGGCAGCGAGGCCACGCACCAGTCGTCGACGGTGCGCGACACCAGCCGGCCCGGGGCGACCGCGATCCCGACGGGTGCGTCGGCGGCCACGGTGACACCGGCGACGTCCAGCGCGACGGCCACGCGGTGGCGCCACGGCGGTGGGCAGTCGAGCTGCGCGCGGAGCGGGGTGGCACTCATGGTCGCCACGGTCCCATCCCGCGCGTGGCCGTGGGCGGTGCTCCACAGGCCGATCAGGGGCCGGGACGCAGCGACGGCGCCACCCCGGTGGGGCGGCGCCGTCGTGTCAGCTCGTGGGGCGCGGAGTCACGCCTTGCCGAGGATGCGGTTCAGGTTGGTACCGCAGACCGGGCAGACGCCCTTGGCCATCTTGGTGCCCTTGTCGTTGACCTTGATCTCGCCCTCCGCCTCGCGCTTCTCCTTGCACTTGACGCAGTAGAACTCACCGCTCCAGGTCTCCGCCATGACGGCCTCCTTGCTCGTTACTCATTGGTCGTCGCGACGGGGGTTGGGTGGGGAAGCCCGCCGGGGTGCGCAGGCGGCCGCCCACGCTCCAAGGCGGACCCTACGCCACGCGTGGCCCACGCTCACGCAACCACGCGCGTGAGCGTGAATCCCGCTGCGGGGGTGTCCGACGCGCTCAGTACCCTCGGGCCATGGCCGACCAGACCCCAGACCTCACGCACCTGCGCCTCGACCGTCCCTCGGAGGGGGTCGCGCTGCTGACCCTCGACAACCCCGGCATGCGCAACGCGATGAGCGACGAGATGACCGCCTCGTGGGTCACCGCGATCGACCACCTGGCCGCGGACCCCACGGTGCGGGTGGTCGTGGTGACGGGGGAGGGGAGCGCGTTCTGCTCCGGCGGCAACACCTCGTGGATCGCCAGCGAGCCCGACGCCTCGGTCGACCACCTGCGCTCGCGGATGCTGCCGTTCTACCGGGCCTGGCTGTCCGTGCGACGCCTGGAGGTGCCGACGATCGCGGCGGTCAACGGGCCGGCGATCGGGGCGGGGCTGTGCCTCGCGCTCGCCTGCGACATCCGTTACGCCGCCGCGGGCGCGCGGCTCGGCGTCCCGTTCAACAAGCTCGGCATGCACGCGGGGATGGCCGGCACGTACCTGCTCCCGAACGTCGTCGGTCCGGCCCACGCGCGCGACCTGCTGCTCACCGGCCGGGTCGTCGACGCCGACGAGGCGCTGCGCCTGGGCCTGGTCTCGCGGGTCGTGGACCCGGCCGCCTTCCTCGACGAGGTGCTGGAGACCGCCGCCGGGGTCGCGGCGACGGCGCCGATCGCGGCCCGCCTCACCAAGGTCGCGCTCGCCGGGGGCGGGCACGCCGACTTCGAGGCGGCGCTGCAGTGGGAGGCGCTCGCGCAGCCGATGACGCTCGCGACCGCCGACCTCCAGGAGGGGATCGCCGCGGCGCGCGAGAAGCGGTCGCCGCGGTTCCGGGGGGAGTGACCCGATGACCCTCGGGCCGGTGGCCACGCTTCGCCGGATCGCGTTCCTGATGGAGCGCCAGCGCGAGGAGACGCGCCGCATCGAGGCGTTCCGCAGGGCGGCGCGCACCATCCTCCCGCTGCCGGAGGAGGACGTGCGCGCCCGTGCCGAGGCCGGCACCCTCACCGAGCTCCCCGGCATCGGCAAGAGCACGGCCGCGGTCATCACCGACGCCTGCCGCGGCATCGTGCCGGAGCGTCTGGTCGCGCTGGAGGAGACGGCCGGCCCGCTCGCGACGGGCGGCGAGGAGCTCCGCGCGCGGCTGCGCGGCGACCTGCACTCCCACTCGGACTGGTCCGACGGAGGCTCGCCGCTGGAGGAGATGGCGATGACGGCGATGGAGCTCGGGCACGACTACCTCGTGCTGACCGACCACAGCCCGCGGCTCACCATCGCCCACGGGCTCAGCGCCGCCCGCCTCGCCCGCCAGCTCGACGTGGTCGACGCGGTCAACGCCCACCTCGACGGCGCGTTCACGCTGCTGAAGGGGATCGAGGTCGACATCCTCGACGACGGCTCCCTCGACCAGACCGACGAGATGCTGGGACGCCTCGAGGTGCGGGTCGCATCGGTCCACTCCAAGCTGAAGATGGACCACGACGCGATGACGCGCCGGATGGTGGCGGCGGTGCGCAACCCGCACACCAACGTCCTGGGCCACTGCACCGGGCGGCTGGTCACGGGCAACCGCGGCACGCGGGGCCAGAGCCAGTTCGACGCCCGGGCGGTCTTCACCGCGTGCGCGGAGGAGGGCGTCGCGGTGGAGATCAACTCCCGGCCCGAGCGCCGTGACCCGCCCACCCGGCTCATCGAGCTCGCCCGCGACCTCGGCTGCCTGTTCTCGATCGACTCCGACGCCCACGCGCCGGGCCAGCTCGACATGCTCGACCACGGTGCCGCGCGGGCCACGGAGGCCGGCATCGACCCCGACCGGATCGTCACCACGTGGGAGCGTCCGCGGCTGCTGGAGTGGGCCGCCGCGCGCCTGTGACCCGCGCGTGCGCGGGACGGGCGGGGGTGGCGAGGGTTAGGTTCGACCCATGCCCACCCCGACCCCGGCTCCGCAGGTGGAGGTGCGTCGCTCGCGCAAGCGCCGCCGCACGGTCTCGGCCTACCGGGAGGGCGAGCGGATCGTCGTGCTGATCCCCGCGACGATGAGCAAGCGGGACGAGGCGACCTGGGTGGCCGACATGGTCGCCCGGATCGAGCGCAAGGAGCAGCGCCGCAAGCCCTCCGACGAGCAGCTGCTGACCCGGGCGCACGCGCTCAACGACGCCTGGCTCGGCGGCATGGCGACGCCGTCGAGCGTGCGGTGGGTGACGAACCAGCAGTCCCGCTGGGGGTCCTGCACGCCCGGCGACCGCACGATCCGGCTCTCCGAGCGGCTCCAGCAGATGCCGGCCTGGGTCGTCGACTACGTGCTCGTGCACGAGCTCGCCCACCTGCTGGTGCCGGGCCACACCGAGGAGTTCTGGGCCTGGGTCGACCGGTACCCGAAGGCCGAGCGGGCCAAGGGCTACCTCGCCGGCTGGTCCACCGCGGCCCGCCTCGAGCTGCCCGAGGGCTACGACCCGACCTGACCCGCCAGCCGCTCGCGCACCCGGGTGACGGCGGCGTCGATGAGGACGTACATGTCGTCGAAGGTCTGCGGCAGGTCGTCGACCGGCCACCACCGCACGTCGAGGGACTCCTCGCTGGTGGCGTGGCTCCCGTCGGGCTCGGCGACGGCGAGGAAGCGCACGTCGAGGTGGTGGACGGTGCCCCGGTCGGAGCAGAACCCGA
Above is a genomic segment from Nocardioides okcheonensis containing:
- a CDS encoding PHP domain-containing protein, producing MTLGPVATLRRIAFLMERQREETRRIEAFRRAARTILPLPEEDVRARAEAGTLTELPGIGKSTAAVITDACRGIVPERLVALEETAGPLATGGEELRARLRGDLHSHSDWSDGGSPLEEMAMTAMELGHDYLVLTDHSPRLTIAHGLSAARLARQLDVVDAVNAHLDGAFTLLKGIEVDILDDGSLDQTDEMLGRLEVRVASVHSKLKMDHDAMTRRMVAAVRNPHTNVLGHCTGRLVTGNRGTRGQSQFDARAVFTACAEEGVAVEINSRPERRDPPTRLIELARDLGCLFSIDSDAHAPGQLDMLDHGAARATEAGIDPDRIVTTWERPRLLEWAAARL
- a CDS encoding enoyl-CoA hydratase/isomerase family protein encodes the protein MADQTPDLTHLRLDRPSEGVALLTLDNPGMRNAMSDEMTASWVTAIDHLAADPTVRVVVVTGEGSAFCSGGNTSWIASEPDASVDHLRSRMLPFYRAWLSVRRLEVPTIAAVNGPAIGAGLCLALACDIRYAAAGARLGVPFNKLGMHAGMAGTYLLPNVVGPAHARDLLLTGRVVDADEALRLGLVSRVVDPAAFLDEVLETAAGVAATAPIAARLTKVALAGGGHADFEAALQWEALAQPMTLATADLQEGIAAAREKRSPRFRGE
- a CDS encoding WhiB family transcriptional regulator gives rise to the protein MTISVLDRNRAADATGSEPQAPLGALHDAAAGVDDELLPCRVNDAELWFAESPADVEAAKALCIGCPVQALCLDGARERREPWGVWGGELFLQGVVIPRKRPRGRPRKSEQTIQVA
- a CDS encoding DUF5679 domain-containing protein; protein product: MAETWSGEFYCVKCKEKREAEGEIKVNDKGTKMAKGVCPVCGTNLNRILGKA
- a CDS encoding M48 metallopeptidase family protein: MPTPTPAPQVEVRRSRKRRRTVSAYREGERIVVLIPATMSKRDEATWVADMVARIERKEQRRKPSDEQLLTRAHALNDAWLGGMATPSSVRWVTNQQSRWGSCTPGDRTIRLSERLQQMPAWVVDYVLVHELAHLLVPGHTEEFWAWVDRYPKAERAKGYLAGWSTAARLELPEGYDPT